In the genome of Fusarium fujikuroi IMI 58289 draft genome, chromosome FFUJ_chr02, one region contains:
- a CDS encoding related to RING finger protein (TRIAD) has protein sequence MEDPESETEESSPPLQDTCIQEVTALFPDICLEYVKTIAGPLSFVPHDVINHLLDLQESGQVYQKAKRPKQAIGKRKRTAEGQDEDEGEDEVEKLQDRLSEAKRKYSNLEGQVIGPKSTQMATMKQMIAGDFPLVPVKVIQQTLSENGNRLFPTFNAINTAINQASDHHPLPWKLKKTPSVPVQRYRKERIDASIQTCSHDWEKELMRELEAARLLQFDVAEKRRAEALAEEAERMNLESADARGEVTECGCCFADTAWNRLVYCQAKDPHPFCINCARRHAETQIGLSKYELECMSMVGCTAGFSHSERQKFLNKKLTAAIDRIEQEANLRMAKLPDLANCPFCRYAEEYPPVDVDREFRCRNDDCKITSCRLCNYETHIPKTCQEAAIERGVDLRREVEEAMSRALIRKCNKCSTPFIKEEGCNKMTCTRKGCGNVQCYVCSKSCDYNHFNDESRGGKQGNCPLFESAEERHENEVNAAEKAAKQKVLEENPELASAPELLNFNMSEKVKTDDMRRKSRFGHRFRDRADHIPVPPNPPLGGQRPFLDVPQPQLPQALQGLAHGANHFRQENHLLNEVRGQAHRGIRYHLKNAFDRLGNRVAPPAPVPQAQHMAGMPIQAQQQQPQVGAFPMAPGDPGPAIPGLPFNLQGAVNFNPFYPYMMGRPDHMGNWRGPGQR, from the exons ATGGAGGATCCCGAAAGCGAGACAGAAGAATCATCTCCGCCTCTACAAGACACTTGCATACAAGAAGTAACTGCTCTATTTCCCGACATCTGCCTTGAGTATGTCAAGACGATTGCTGGTCCTCTATCATTCGTCCCCCATGATGTGATCAATCACCTCCTCGATCTCCAAGAGTCGGGGCAAGTATATCAAAAAGCAAAGCGACCAAAACAGGCCATTGGCAAGAGGAAGCGCACGGCTGAgggacaagatgaagacgaaggtGAAGACGAAGTCGAGAAACTACAGGACAGGCTCTCCGAAGCAAAGCGCAAATACAGTAACCTCGAGGGACAAGTCATTGGCCCCAAGAGTACCCAAATGGCCACTAT GAAGCAAATGATCGCAGGGGATTTCCCACTGGTACCAGTCAAGGTCATTCAACAAACCCTCTCTGAAAACGGAAATCGTCTTTTCCCAACATTTAATGCCATTAATACTGCCATAAATCAGGCAAGCGATCATCACCCGTTGCCTTGGAAATTGAAGAAGACGCCCTCAGTGCCGGTACAGCGATACAGAAAAGAGAGGATCGACGCGTCCATACAAACCTGCTCTCACGACTGGGAAAAAGAATTGATGAGGGAACTCGAGGCTGCTCGATTACTGCAGTTTGACGTAGCTGAAAAGCGTCGAGCGGAAGCATTGGCCGAGGAGGCTGAAAGGATGAACCTCGAGTCGGCAGATGCAAGAGGAGAAGTAACTGAGTGCGGGTGTTGCTTTGCCGATACTGCATGGAACAGACTCGTCTATTGTCAAGCCAAGGATCCTCACCCTTTCTGTATCAACTGCGCCCGCCGACACGCAGAGACACAAATTGGCCTTTCAAAGTACGAACTTGAATGCATGTCCATGGTCGGGTGTACGGCTGGGTTCTCTCATAGCGAGCGCCAGAAGTTCCTGAATAAGAAACTGACTGCGGCAATCGATCGAATTGAACAAGAGGCCAATCTGCGCATGGCCAAACTGCCCGACCTCGCCAACTGCCCCTTTTGTCGCTATGCAGAGGAGTACCCGCCTGTCGACGTCGACAGGGAGTTCCGTTGCCGAAACGACGACTGCAAAATCACGAGTTGCCGGCTTTGTAACTATGAAACACACATACCGAAAACCTGTCAGGAGGCAGCCATCGAGAGAGGTGTCGATCTGCGGCGAGAGGTAGAAGAGGCTATGTCGAGAGCCCTCATCCGCAAATGCAACAAGTGCAGCACCCCTTTCatcaaggaagaaggctgcaaCAAGATGACTTGCACCCGCAAAGGCTGTGGTAACGTTCAGTGCTATGTCTGTTCCAAGTCTTGTGACTACAATCATTTCAACGATGAGAGTCGAGGGGGTAAGCAAGGCAACTGCCCCTTATTCGAGAGTGCTGAAGAGCGTCATGAAAACGAAGTCAATGCAGCTGAAAAGGCAGCTAAACAGAAAGTCTTGGAGGAGAATCCAGAGCTTGCATCAGCGCCCGAACTCCTGAATTTTAACATGTCTGAAAAGGTTAAGACCGACGATATGCGGCGGAAAAGCAGATTCGGACACAGATTTAGGGATCGAGCCGATCACATTCCTGTGCCGCCGAATCCGCCACTTGGAGGGCAAAGGCCATTTCTTGATGTTCCGCAGCCGCAGCTGCCACAGGCACTGCAGGGACTGGCACACGGCGCAAACCATTTTCGTCAAGAGAATCATCTGCTGAACGAAGTCCGTGGGCAGGCACATAGAGGAATTCGATATCACCTTAAAAATGCATTTGATCGCCTTGGTAATAGAGTGGCACCACCCGCGCCGGTGCCGCAAGCACAACACATGGCAGGAATGCCGATCCAagcacaacaacaacaaccccagGTCGGAGCGTTCCCAATGGCACCAGGAGACCCGGGTCCAGCGATACCAGGGTTACCGTTTAACCTTCAAGGAGCGGTAAATTTTAATCCGTTTTATCCGTACATGATGGGCCGACCTGACCATATGGGTAACTGGCGTGGCCCAGGGCAGCGATGA
- a CDS encoding related to amine oxidase, whose amino-acid sequence MTITNSHNPEKVDVVVVGAGLSGLRAAVDVHEAGHSVIVLEAGDRVGGKTLSVDASHLEGKVDLGAAWLNDTNQSEIYKLAQEFGFDLIEQRATGYNLHQDSTSNVTKIKHGTGMPVPPDAADIVQKLLEKLNKWVDEIDPENPSAHPEAEMLDSMTFNELSVKFLGPELGPAVADSATSPLLGVGPDEVSALFMVDYIRSGNQTFSVRLAAKLPETAVRLRSPVKTIKQGSDGVLIETANPNQNFRAERVIVSVPTCLYPSINFEPPLPESKKTLGESTALGCTSKAIFVFDKPWWRDAGFSGIIECETGPIHFSRDTCSPEDGQYSITCFVVGDRGRDWSKWSYAEKRRIVLEQFNGVFSGVGVKAPEPVNIILQEWIKQPWIWGCPSPVMIPGTLTSDSGKVLREVVGRVHFVGTETSLVWKGYMDGAVRSGIRGAEEVIRAFKRESTE is encoded by the exons ATGACCATCACCAATTCACACAACCCTGAGAAAGTCGACGTTGTCGTCGTCGGCGCAGGCCTTTCTGGTCTTCGCGCCGCTGTCGATGTCCATGAAGCTGGCCATTCTGTTATCGTTCTCGAAGCTGGCGACAGAGTTGGCGGCAAGACTCTGAGCGTCGATGCCTCTCACTTGGAAGGTAAAGTCGATCTGGGCGCCGCTTGGCTCAATGATACGAACCAAAGCGAGATTTACAAGCTCGCGCAAGAGTTTGGTTTTGATCTGATCGAGCAGAGAGCCACTGGATACAATCTGCACCAGGATTCAACCAGCAATGTTACCAAGATAAAACATGGTACCGGAATGCCTGTACCTCCAGATGCAGCCGATATTGTTCAGAAACTCCTTGAGAAACTGAACAAGTGGGTTGACGAGATTGACCCAGAGAACCCTTCGGCTCATCCTGAAGCCGAGATGCTGGACTCTATGACGTTCAATGAGCTCAGTGTAAAGTTTCTGGGTCCTGAACTTGGtcctgctgttgctgatTCGGCTACGAGTCCCCTCTTGGGTGTTGGGCCAGATGAAGTCAGCGCCTTGTTCATGGTCGACTATATCCGCAGCG GCAACCAGACGTTTTCGGTCCGTCTAGCAGCAAAGCTCCCAGAGACAGCCGTGAGACTTCGCAGCCCCGTCAAGACAATCAAACAAGGCTCTGATGGTGTCTTGATCGAAACAGCCAACCCAAATCAGAACTTCCGAGCCGAGAGGGTCATTGTCTCAGTTCCCACGTGTCTCTACCCTTCTATCAATTTCGAGCCGCCGCTACCAGAGAGTAAAAAGACACTAGGCGAAAGCACTGCACTAGGCTGTACGTCTAAAGccatctttgtctttgacaagCCATGGTGGCGCGACGCTGGTTTCAGCGGCATCATAGAATGCGAGACAGGCCCAATTCACTTCTCACGAGATACATGCTCACCAGAAGATGGGCAGTACAGCATCACCTGCTTTGTCGTGGGTGACAGAGGCAGAGACTGGTCCAAGTGGTCATATGCAGAGAAACGAAGAATCGTGCTCGAGCAGTTCAACGGAGTCTTCAGTGGTGTCGGTGTAAAGGCACCTGAACCTGTCAATATCATCTTGCAGGAGTGGATCAAGCAGCCCTGGATCTGGGGTTGCCCGTCACCGGTGATGATACCGGGAACGCTGACGAGTGATAGTGGAAAAGTATTGCGTGAGGTGGTTGGGAGAGTGCATTTTGTAGGCACTGAGACTTCGTTGGTCTGGAAGGGGTATATGGACGGTGCGGTGAGGAGTGGGATACGGGGAGCCGAAGAGGTTATTCGGGCATTTAAGAGAGAATCAACAGAATAG
- a CDS encoding related to Zn-finger protein, which yields MASSSTPEAQDTSYVEMHDKNEAALIGKHCEYDYCNQLDFLPFFCQSCRKTFCLDHRSEGAHKCTNPGAWAERKRQRELAQPSIGQGKILRDKVSQKPCASPECKTTIGTSLTPGVHCQTCNRDYCLKHRLKEDHNCSNLIPIGARPMQFDVGQKTKTAFDKLRAWGTAKKEQAGRALPKPKPSSASARIIAVNNLKKTAKGDDKTPVEKRVYIYVEAEAETAKAKFPKGEFFYNKDWVVGRVLDAAARSLQVQNINNQSSDEKDKLRVFHVEGGRILEYNEKVGTALQSGNTVVLLRGVGPATPDLIEA from the coding sequence ATGGCGTCATCAAGCAcaccagaagctcaagatacCAGCTACGTCGAAATGCACGACAAAAACGAAGCCGCGCTGATCGGCAAGCACTGCGAATATGACTACTGCAACCAACTCGACTTTCTCCCTTTCTTCTGTCAGTCATGCCGAAAGACATTTTGTCTCGATCACCGAAGCGAAGGGGCACATAAATGTACAAATCCCGGTGCGTGGGCGGAGCGAAAGCGCCAGAGAGAGCTTGCGCAGCCAAGCATTGGACAAGGAAAGATTCTAAGGGACAAGGTGTCCCAAAAGCCTTGCGCATCGCCCGAATGCAAGACCACAATCGGTACATCTTTGACGCCTGGTGTACACTGCCAAACGTGTAACAGAGATTACTGCCTGAAGCATCGTCTAAAGGAGGACCACAATTGCAGTAATCTGATACCCATCGGGGCCCGGCCTATGCAATTCGATGTTGGCCAGAAGACAAAGACGGCATTCGACAAACTGCGGGCATGGGGTACAGCAAAGAAAGAGCAAGCTGGCAGAGCTTTGCCCAAACCAAAGCCAAGCTCTGCCTCGGCACGTATAATTGCCGTGAACAACCTAAAGAAGACAGCCAAGGGCGATGACAAGACAcctgttgagaagagagtgTATATCTATGTGGAAGCCGAGGCAGAAACAGCAAAAGCCAAGTTTCCTAAGGGGGAGTTCTTCTACAACAAAGATTGGGTTGTAGGCCGAGTTCTGGATGCTGCAGCAAGGAGCTTACAGGtacaaaacatcaacaatcaaAGCTCagatgagaaggacaagcTTCGCGTCTTCCACGTTGAGGGAGGTAGAATTTTGGAGTATAACGAAAAGGTTGGAACGGCGTTACAGAGTGGAAATACTGTGGTTTTGTTGCGTGGCGTTGGGCCAGCTACCCCAGACCTGATTGAGGCGTGA
- a CDS encoding related to excision repair protein RAD4, with protein sequence MPPLVPRKRLRESPSPGEGRPSKAVKEKPDSSRRKVTLYDDLDASATPNSNSILHGFGDDDDESSLTSLSEDEFEDVLPPNQSKAIEADSEDDEDIEFEDVQAPVAPLPDAPVTSGDLELTLTRDTRISLTNAFDRKGPSKRERKVRHATHCVHVMLLLWHNATRNAWLCDPEVQATMISHLPPRLWDEVDRWRRNSGLEKNPTPKTPVKENAKSKGKGKGKKVQDRKSRDWGAEAERLEEGAVDMSHGDPLFRLMQTLSAWWKQRFRVTAPGLRKWGYMSLERLDRLTKAQKVETHDPEQFGEKISNLEDFRRHARACEGSRDVGAQLFTALLRGLGLEARLVANLPCLGFGWNKLEEAEPEKSGSADQKNETFEKKAKAATKSRVTAKKKSTKKTKEPTRNPTRKTRPKTEVESDPDDLELEYKDTDDESVVEMDITPRKTLSKTPTKKYDADMEFPHYWTEVLSPVTNKYLPVDAIVKNVVGTNRDLIESLEPRGAKADKARQIMAYIVAYSQDGTGKDVTVRYLKRNTLPGRTKGVRMTPEKIPVYNRHGKIKRYDQFDWFKTAISGYLRGNKDHPVTEVDEIEEATDLKPAKPEKKEVKEGQETLQYYKQSKEFVLERHLKREEALRPGAKGVKVFKNKGKGGKVEEEDVFLRSDVLNVKSAETWHKQGRAPLAGEQPLKRVPYRAATINRRREIMEAEAATGQKVLQGLYSWEQTEWIIPPPIKDGVIPKNEYGNIDLFAEHMCPEGAVHVPFRGAMRVCKKLQIDYAEAVVDFEFGHRMAVPVIQGVVIAEENHDMVMVELEKDEAERARKEDEKRRKKALAQWRRFLMGMRIAERIRQEYGEITDEISVFGHARDSVQTKKQPQVEDEEMAGGFLPEGYVEEEEEEQPPAHHTSSFFPAVDEEDDGDDGLVMEHDGADEQRVMMQMEVDSKQEPAPESQVEAGSEFEAESGPVNTKFDAGLKHEDEEEPKLDPQSEAESEPPQTSARTRRRGPAKVAKEKPSAGRATRRSTRSGRKVISYDEDAMEEEDEVGDSYAESEGDE encoded by the exons ATGCCTCCTTTAGTACCACGCAAACGCTTGCGTGAGTCGCCATCGCCTGGAGAAGGGAGACCGTCAAAAGCAGTTAAAGAGAAGCCCGACTCATCACGGCGCAAAGTAACACTGTACGATGATCTGGACGCATCTGCAACACCTAACTCAAACTCGATTCTGCATGGATTTggagacgacgacgacgaaagcTCATTGACATCGTTGTCAGAAGATGAATTTGAGGATGTTTTGCCACCGAATCAATCGAAAGCCATTGAAGCGGactctgaggatgatgaagatattgagtttGAGGATGTTCAAGCACCAGTCGCACCACTACCGGACGCCCCGGTAACATCCGGGGACTTGGAATTGACACTCACAAGGGACACTAGAATCTCACTCACAAATGCATTTGACAGAAAAGGACCCTCAAAACGTGAGAGGAAAGTCCGCCATGCCACACATTGCGTTCACGTCATGTTACTTTTGTGGCACAATGCTACCCGAAATGCATGGCTTTGCGATCCCGAAGTCCAGGCGACTATGatctctcatcttcctccaagaCTCTGGGATGAGGTGGATCGATGGAGGCGCAACAGTGGTCTAGAAAAGAACCCGACACCAAAGACGCCAGTGAAGGAAAATGCAAAATCGAAAGGGAAGGGGAAAGGCAAAAAGGTCCAGGATCGAAAGTCGCGCGACTGGGGTGCAGAAGCTGAGAGATTGGAAGAAGGGGCTGTTGATATGAGTCATGGAGACCCCCTATTTCGACTTATGCAAACACTGTCAGCTTGGTGGAAACAGCGCTTTCGAGTCACAGCGCCAGGGCTGAGGAAATGGGGGTACATGTCTCTTGAGCGATTAGACCGTCTTACGAAAGCGCAAAAAGTCGAAACTCATGATCCAGAGCAATTTGGTGAGAAGATCTCAAACCTGGAGGACTTCAGACGTCATGCGCGAGCATGTGAGGGGAGCAGAGATGTAGGTGCCCAGTTATTTACAGCCTTGCTTCGTGGACTGGGCCTCGAAGCACGACTGGTCGCAAACTTGCCTTGTCTAGGTTTTGGATGGAATAAACTTGAGGAGGCCGAGCCTGAAAAGAGTGGAAGCGCGGACCAGAAAAACGAGACAttcgagaagaaggcgaaaGCGGCCACAAAGAGCAGGGTTacagcaaagaagaagtcaaCGAAGAAAACGAAAGAGCCCACGAGAAATCCCACACGGAAAACAAGACCCAAAACCGAGGTTGAAAGCGACCCAGATGATCTAGAGCTTGAGTATAAGGACACTGATGATGAATCTGTCGTTGAGATGGATATCACGCCAAGGAAGACATTGTCCAAGACACCGACCAAAAAGTATGACGCCGACATGGAGTTCCCACACTATTGGACAGAAGTCCTATCACCAGTCACTAACAAATACCTGCCCGTCGATGCTATCGTTAAAAACGTAGTTGGAACAAACCGAGATCTCATCGAATCATTGGAACCTCGTGGAGCTAAGGCCGACAAAGCACGTCAAATTATGGCATACATCGTTGCTTATTCACAAGATGGAACTGGCAAGGATGTCACAGTCAGATATCTGAAGCGGAATACGCTTCCTGGCCGTACCAAGGGAGTGAGGATGACACCAGAGAAAATCCCTGTCTACAACCGTCATGGGAAGATTAAGAGATACGATCAGTTTGACTGGTTCAAAACCGCAATATCCGGATATCTGAGAGGCAACAAGGACCACCCTGTGACAGAAGtcgatgagattgaagaagCAACAGATCTGAAGCCTGCCAAGCCCGAAAAGAAGGAGGTCAAAGAGGGCCAGGAGACATTACAATACTACAAGCAGTCCAAGGAGTTTGTCCTCGAGCGACACTTGAAGCGTGAAGAGGCACTCAGGCCTGGAGCCAAGGGTGTCAAAGTGTTCAAAAACAAGGGCAAAGGTGGCAAggtcgaggaagaggacgtGTTCCTTCGCAGCGATGTACTGAACGTCAAAAGTGCCGAGACCTGGCATAAACAGGGACGCGCACCACTGGCAGGAGAGCAGCCATTGAAGAGGGTACCCTATCGCGCAGCTACGATAAATCGCCGGCGAGAAATCATGGAAGCAGAAGCTGCCACAGGACAAAAGGTCCTGCAGGGGCTCTACAGCTGGGAGCAAACTGAGTGGATCATTCCGCCACCGATCAAGGACGGCGTTATCCCCAAGAACGAATACGG GAATATCGACTTATTTGCTGAACATATGTGCCCTGAGGGTGCTGTGCATGTACCCTTCCGAGGGGCTATGCGTGTTTGTAAAAAATTGCAAATCGACTATGCGGAGGCCGTTGTGGACTTTGAATTTGGTCATCGAATGGCTGTGCCTGTTATCCAGGGAGTTGTGATTGCTGAAGAGAACCACGACATGGTGATGGTagagctcgagaaggatgaggcaGAACGTGCAcgaaaagaagatgagaagcgaCGAAAGAAGGCGTTGGCTCAATGGCGTCGCTTCCTCATGGGCATGCGTATTGCAGAACGAATTCGACAAGAATATGGCGAAATTACTGATGAAATATCAGTATTTGGACATGCTAGAGACTCGGTCcagaccaagaagcagccacaggttgaggatgaagagatggcTGGCGGATTTCTTCCAGAGGGGTAtgtggaagaagaggaggaagagcaacCCCCGGCCCATCACACTTCGAGCTTCTTccctgctgttgatgaggaagacgatggcgatgatggacTAGTGATGGAGCACGATGGCGCAGATGAGCAAAGAGTAATGATGCAGATGGAGGTTGACAGCAAACAAGAACCGGCCCCGGAATCGCAGGTCGAAGCAGGGTCGGAGTTTGAAGCGGAGTCTGGACCGGTGAACACAAAGTTCGATGCAGGGCTGAAgcatgaagatgaagaggagccCAAACTGGATCCACAATCCGAGGCAGAGTCTGAGCCGCCACAAACGAgtgcaaggacaaggaggcgAGGTCCAGCAAAAGTAGCCAAGGAAAAGCCTTCAGCTGGACGGGCAACAAGACGGTCAACGCGGAGCGGACGGAAAGTTATCTCgtatgatgaagatgcgatggaagaggaagatgaggtaGGAGATTCATATGCTGAATCTGAGGGCGATGAGTAG